A genomic segment from Microbulbifer elongatus encodes:
- a CDS encoding IclR family transcriptional regulator, translating into MTAKKGTQANQSIIDGFAVLQALAMSEDPIGSRELARRLGMETTRVNRLLKTLAYMGITQQTPNRKYVPGPGMHVLATQSLYASRLLRSAIAPLEKLAFFGHTVALGVLWQDSVSFLYHRRPGMASAEAIGRIGLRPATTSGIGMALLSCEEDEYLEQLFDAREVPGFDDGLPALKQALAEIKESGFARIQVQSDLPEAPDKPTHTIAVPVGLDTKAAVAISGWIPESASLDIADALKTTTEEIRGSLQQAKPA; encoded by the coding sequence ATGACCGCAAAAAAAGGCACTCAGGCGAACCAAAGCATCATCGACGGGTTTGCTGTACTACAGGCCCTGGCCATGTCGGAAGACCCGATCGGCAGCCGCGAACTCGCGCGCAGACTGGGAATGGAAACGACCAGGGTGAACCGCCTGCTGAAAACGCTGGCGTATATGGGGATTACTCAGCAGACCCCCAATCGCAAATACGTCCCGGGTCCAGGCATGCATGTGCTCGCGACCCAGAGTCTGTACGCTTCCCGCCTTCTGCGCAGCGCCATCGCTCCACTGGAAAAGCTGGCCTTTTTCGGCCACACGGTGGCTCTGGGTGTGCTCTGGCAAGACTCGGTGTCTTTCCTGTATCACCGGCGTCCGGGTATGGCTTCTGCTGAGGCCATCGGGCGTATTGGGTTGCGTCCCGCGACCACCAGTGGCATCGGCATGGCGCTGCTGAGCTGTGAAGAGGACGAGTATCTGGAGCAACTGTTCGATGCGCGAGAGGTACCGGGTTTTGACGATGGTCTGCCCGCGCTAAAGCAGGCTCTCGCAGAAATTAAAGAATCTGGATTTGCAAGAATTCAAGTGCAAAGTGACCTGCCGGAAGCACCGGATAAGCCGACGCATACGATCGCGGTACCCGTTGGTCTTGACACTAAGGCTGCGGTCGCGATTTCTGGCTGGATTCCTGAGTCCGCTTCCCTCGATATTGCCGACGCGCTAAAGACGACGACCGAAGAAATTCGCGGAAGTCTGCAACAGGCAAAACCCGCTTAG
- a CDS encoding dihydrodipicolinate synthase family protein gives MSNSDAGVLKGTFPVVPTPFDGKGGVDWRGLERSAQYILEAGADGLVFPGLASEYAQLTEEERFEATRLIGNLCKDRVPFIVGAGASTPDAAIRFARAGAEAGAQCAMVMAPNHYADDPEAMRGFFDAVAEAAGIPIMLQNAPAPMGAGLPVEQIASILSANPAIEYVKEETMPCGQRMEAILAIAPATLKGVFGGAGGRYILDELSRGALGTVPASELTEVHVALVSAWQRGEQEKARELFINMLPILNMQAIFRCNLTKWVLTQRGILNTCEVRVPGPTMDEGDRQELRAFWPRVADIMGKLESRQSTPTPEEAVLP, from the coding sequence GTGAGTAATTCAGACGCAGGCGTGCTCAAAGGCACTTTTCCCGTGGTTCCCACACCGTTCGATGGGAAGGGCGGAGTCGATTGGAGGGGCCTCGAGCGGTCTGCCCAATATATTCTTGAGGCGGGTGCCGACGGCCTGGTTTTCCCCGGCCTGGCCAGTGAGTACGCGCAACTCACGGAGGAGGAGCGTTTTGAGGCTACCCGTCTGATCGGCAACCTGTGCAAAGACCGGGTGCCATTTATTGTGGGTGCTGGGGCGAGTACGCCGGATGCGGCGATTCGCTTCGCAAGGGCCGGCGCCGAAGCTGGCGCGCAATGTGCCATGGTAATGGCACCCAATCACTATGCGGATGACCCGGAAGCGATGCGCGGGTTTTTTGACGCTGTTGCGGAGGCAGCCGGGATACCCATCATGCTGCAAAACGCGCCGGCGCCGATGGGGGCTGGGCTGCCGGTGGAGCAGATTGCTTCGATCCTGAGCGCCAATCCGGCAATTGAATATGTGAAAGAGGAAACCATGCCTTGCGGTCAGCGGATGGAAGCGATACTGGCAATTGCTCCGGCCACCCTGAAAGGGGTGTTTGGTGGTGCCGGCGGGCGTTACATTCTCGATGAGCTTTCTCGTGGTGCCTTGGGTACTGTGCCTGCCAGCGAGCTGACCGAGGTACATGTCGCCCTGGTCAGCGCATGGCAGCGGGGTGAGCAGGAAAAGGCCCGAGAGCTTTTCATTAATATGCTCCCCATCCTGAACATGCAGGCGATCTTTCGTTGCAATCTCACCAAGTGGGTGCTGACGCAGCGCGGTATCCTCAATACCTGTGAAGTGCGTGTACCCGGCCCGACCATGGATGAAGGGGACCGTCAGGAGTTGCGCGCCTTCTGGCCCAGAGTTGCCGATATAATGGGGAAGCTTGAGTCTCGCCAAAGTACCCCCACACCAGAGGAAGCTGTTCTGCCATGA
- a CDS encoding sodium:solute symporter family transporter, whose translation MLGIVLIGVFYAKRNRSAQDMFAAGGQAPWWVSGLSGFMTMFSAGTFVVWGGIAYKYGMVAVSINLCYGIAALAAGYFVAGRWKTMGVDTPAEYIALRFGKSVVQLYTWAMLVYRIVGTGVALYALSIILVALMPLPEGNPFRDPNTGNLAVEWAILAFGLVVIIYTMAGGLWAVLMTDVLQFIVLNLSVLFVLVFMLQAIGGVGTFIEQAPAQFFAPVSEGYSLYFLMGWVCIHFFMVGADWAFAQRFISVPSAKEARKSAYLFGILYLVSPLVWLMPPMLYRVIDPSTDPEQAYIAACLSVLPAGLVGLLIAAMFSATASLASSQLNVFAGVFTENFYRPLMERRGGSGNLVTVGRWITLLIGLLLIAVAISIPYLGGAEKVIVSVTSLMVGPLFAPTVWGIFSRRLSARAVWSCVLLTFAIGGAFKWLLSLPADGSISPSALAWLTKHSAVIELGIGILVPLSALALFTFVIDRNGTPGWRPDTSKNATSNAGTVASDLPARVVAVAMGLCALLLMLIALISHERQLEIGLFALVTSGISAAIYLLGTRRKIAPEFQRAL comes from the coding sequence ATGCTGGGCATTGTGCTGATTGGCGTGTTCTACGCGAAGCGTAACCGGAGCGCGCAGGACATGTTTGCCGCGGGCGGGCAGGCGCCCTGGTGGGTCTCCGGGCTCAGCGGTTTTATGACCATGTTTTCCGCCGGTACTTTCGTGGTGTGGGGGGGCATCGCCTATAAATATGGCATGGTCGCTGTGTCCATTAATCTGTGCTACGGCATCGCCGCCTTGGCTGCCGGTTATTTTGTCGCTGGGCGCTGGAAGACCATGGGCGTTGATACACCCGCTGAGTACATAGCGCTGCGCTTTGGTAAAAGCGTCGTACAACTGTACACATGGGCAATGCTCGTTTACCGGATTGTAGGCACAGGTGTTGCACTCTATGCGCTCAGTATCATTCTGGTTGCCTTAATGCCCCTGCCCGAAGGCAACCCATTCCGGGACCCGAATACCGGAAATCTCGCCGTCGAATGGGCGATTCTTGCCTTCGGCCTGGTGGTCATCATTTACACCATGGCAGGCGGGCTGTGGGCGGTACTCATGACCGACGTCCTTCAGTTTATTGTCCTGAACCTTTCAGTGCTTTTCGTATTGGTTTTTATGCTACAGGCCATCGGAGGGGTAGGCACCTTTATCGAGCAGGCACCGGCGCAATTCTTCGCGCCCGTCAGCGAGGGCTACAGTCTCTACTTCCTGATGGGCTGGGTGTGTATACATTTCTTTATGGTGGGCGCCGACTGGGCATTCGCGCAGCGTTTCATCAGCGTCCCCAGCGCAAAAGAAGCCCGTAAGAGCGCTTATCTGTTTGGCATTCTGTATCTTGTAAGCCCGCTTGTCTGGCTGATGCCGCCCATGCTGTACCGCGTCATTGATCCCAGCACGGACCCGGAGCAGGCCTACATTGCCGCCTGTCTTTCCGTGTTACCTGCGGGGCTGGTCGGATTGCTGATTGCTGCGATGTTCTCTGCGACCGCCAGTCTGGCAAGCTCCCAGCTCAATGTATTTGCCGGCGTATTTACTGAAAATTTCTACCGCCCTCTTATGGAGCGACGTGGAGGCTCAGGCAATCTGGTCACCGTTGGACGCTGGATCACTCTGCTAATCGGTCTACTGCTGATTGCGGTCGCCATTTCAATTCCCTACCTGGGCGGAGCGGAAAAAGTGATTGTCAGTGTCACGAGCCTGATGGTGGGCCCCCTGTTTGCACCAACCGTGTGGGGTATTTTTTCACGACGGCTATCCGCCCGGGCGGTGTGGAGCTGTGTGTTGCTCACCTTCGCAATCGGCGGCGCATTCAAATGGTTATTGTCGCTGCCGGCCGATGGGTCTATCAGCCCGTCAGCATTGGCTTGGTTGACTAAGCACTCGGCAGTGATCGAGCTGGGCATCGGGATTCTGGTCCCCCTGTCAGCGCTCGCCCTTTTCACTTTTGTCATTGATCGAAACGGTACGCCCGGCTGGAGACCAGACACCTCCAAGAACGCCACCAGCAATGCGGGGACTGTGGCCAGCGACCTGCCCGCGCGGGTGGTCGCTGTTGCAATGGGATTATGTGCTCTGCTGCTGATGTTGATTGCGCTGATCAGTCACGAGCGCCAGCTGGAAATTGGCCTGTTTGCGCTAGTGACATCCGGTATTTCTGCTGCGATCTATCTGTTGGGCACCAGGAGAAAAATTGCGCCAGAATTTCAGCGGGCACTCTGA
- a CDS encoding CBS domain-containing protein — MSKIRDIHHMPTMAALMTPFPYHIDIDAPIEDAEALMEEHSVHHLPVTKDGDLETVISRSDIERARSPGHRLEEQQLYVRDLCARRPYITDIHDPLDKILLAMAETGIGSVLVMKEGELAGIVTVTDALRFCGEYLADLVQSPDDDVA; from the coding sequence ATGAGCAAAATCCGCGACATCCACCATATGCCCACAATGGCCGCCCTGATGACGCCATTCCCCTACCATATCGACATCGACGCCCCCATCGAAGACGCCGAAGCCCTGATGGAAGAACACAGCGTCCACCACCTCCCCGTCACCAAGGACGGCGACCTGGAAACTGTCATTTCACGCAGCGACATCGAGCGCGCCCGCTCACCCGGCCACCGCCTGGAAGAACAGCAACTCTACGTCCGCGACCTCTGCGCCCGCCGCCCCTATATCACCGATATCCACGACCCGCTCGACAAGATCCTGCTGGCCATGGCGGAAACTGGTATTGGCTCGGTACTGGTGATGAAGGAAGGAGAGCTGGCGGGGATTGTTACGGTAACCGATGCGCTGCGGTTTTGCGGGGAATATCTGGCGGATCTGGTGCAGTCGCCGGATGATGATGTTGCATGA
- a CDS encoding 2-dehydro-3-deoxygalactonokinase: MSALMLMDWGTTNFRAIYLDGQGRVLGRSESRDGVASLTRSDMIEVASEAYRNCPVQDPQVFACGMVGSSVGWYNIPYLEAPAKLSDIADAIEAVPMGELTVNFIPGVKFRGATGWDVMRGEELQAFGWALTEGSGICIAPGTHSKWMRLRDGGIEGFFTSITGEMFALLRQYGLLRHHLTEEAQSSPDFLRGVDDGMSEQGLGRRLFSVRGDALLAELSNQSASDYVSGLLIGSEIAEGIRDTCPAAEPIGITGTPVLAELYKSALAHLGYPARTVDAQAALRGAICQISSLRLEQQAL; encoded by the coding sequence ATGTCGGCGCTGATGTTGATGGATTGGGGAACAACAAATTTTCGAGCGATATATCTGGACGGGCAGGGGCGGGTGCTCGGGCGCTCCGAATCCAGAGATGGTGTTGCCAGCCTGACGCGCTCAGACATGATCGAGGTGGCGTCAGAGGCCTATCGAAATTGTCCGGTGCAGGATCCGCAGGTATTCGCCTGCGGCATGGTGGGTTCGTCTGTCGGCTGGTACAACATTCCGTATCTGGAAGCCCCAGCCAAACTCTCGGATATCGCCGATGCCATTGAGGCTGTCCCCATGGGTGAACTTACCGTCAACTTTATACCCGGCGTGAAATTCCGCGGGGCGACAGGTTGGGACGTGATGCGCGGTGAAGAGCTGCAAGCGTTCGGGTGGGCGCTCACCGAAGGATCGGGTATTTGTATTGCCCCCGGTACCCATTCCAAATGGATGCGGCTTCGCGACGGCGGGATAGAAGGTTTCTTCACTTCTATTACCGGTGAAATGTTCGCCTTGCTCAGACAGTACGGTTTGCTGCGTCACCATCTGACAGAAGAGGCACAGTCGTCCCCGGACTTTCTTCGCGGTGTCGACGACGGCATGTCGGAGCAAGGGCTGGGGCGCCGGTTATTTTCCGTGCGTGGAGACGCCCTACTCGCAGAACTCAGCAACCAATCTGCCAGCGACTACGTGAGCGGTCTGTTGATCGGTAGCGAAATTGCCGAAGGAATTCGGGATACATGCCCCGCGGCTGAGCCCATTGGTATCACCGGCACACCAGTGCTGGCGGAACTCTATAAGTCGGCTCTCGCGCACCTCGGTTATCCCGCACGAACCGTGGATGCACAGGCAGCTTTGCGCGGGGCAATCTGTCAGATTTCCAGCCTACGCCTGGAGCAGCAAGCACTATGA
- a CDS encoding mandelate racemase/muconate lactonizing enzyme family protein has product MISKIESVETCVVTIPRETPYLGPLGEGEEVNRKGYLVRAGNRTVYPSVDRSVIVKITDASGTVGWGETYGICAPNAVTEIIEDLLAPVIEGRNALDVACIHEDLYDMMHVRGYFGGFYLDALAAIDIALWDIFGKYSNQTVAQLLGGTRRKKIPAYVSGLPESTLEKRCALAKQWQDKGFTGFKFAGVVSHEGMANEMAALRETLGPDADIMVDMHWKFSAAEATRVIKAMEPHNLYFAEAPCAPEDIEGLATVARSVATPVAAGEEWRTVFEARERVNRNACSILQPEMGHTGITQFSRISQLAQAFHCRIIPHASIGVGIFQAASLHASANVLHLPYHEYQHSVFDRNLQFLETDMDCQNGYFSLPSGPGLGVTPSKKLWAFSDKDLSS; this is encoded by the coding sequence ATGATTTCGAAAATCGAGTCTGTTGAAACCTGTGTGGTGACAATTCCCAGGGAAACGCCGTATCTCGGCCCCCTGGGTGAAGGCGAAGAGGTAAACCGAAAGGGTTACCTGGTTCGCGCGGGGAATCGTACCGTTTACCCCAGTGTCGATCGGTCGGTCATCGTAAAAATCACCGACGCCAGCGGTACGGTTGGGTGGGGAGAGACCTATGGTATCTGCGCGCCCAATGCGGTAACCGAAATTATCGAAGATTTACTGGCGCCGGTTATTGAGGGGCGCAACGCGCTCGATGTTGCCTGCATTCACGAAGACCTGTACGACATGATGCACGTACGAGGGTACTTCGGCGGATTTTATCTTGATGCCCTGGCAGCGATCGATATTGCGTTGTGGGATATCTTCGGCAAATACAGCAACCAGACGGTGGCCCAGCTACTCGGGGGCACTCGGCGCAAAAAAATTCCGGCCTATGTGTCCGGGCTACCGGAAAGCACCCTTGAGAAGCGTTGTGCGCTGGCTAAACAGTGGCAGGACAAGGGGTTTACCGGGTTCAAGTTCGCGGGGGTGGTGAGCCATGAAGGCATGGCGAACGAAATGGCTGCGTTGCGCGAAACCCTCGGTCCGGACGCCGATATCATGGTGGATATGCACTGGAAATTCAGTGCCGCCGAAGCCACGCGAGTGATCAAGGCAATGGAACCGCACAATCTGTATTTCGCGGAAGCGCCTTGCGCCCCAGAAGATATTGAGGGGCTCGCCACAGTCGCTCGCAGCGTTGCCACGCCAGTCGCTGCCGGTGAAGAGTGGCGTACGGTCTTTGAAGCGCGCGAGCGGGTCAACCGGAACGCCTGCAGCATACTGCAGCCTGAAATGGGTCACACCGGCATTACCCAGTTCTCGCGTATCAGTCAGTTGGCCCAGGCCTTCCACTGCCGGATAATTCCTCATGCGAGTATCGGTGTGGGCATCTTTCAGGCTGCGAGTCTGCACGCCTCTGCGAATGTGTTGCACCTGCCGTATCACGAGTATCAGCATTCGGTATTCGATCGCAACCTGCAGTTTCTGGAAACGGATATGGATTGCCAGAACGGGTACTTTTCATTGCCTTCCGGTCCGGGCCTGGGTGTGACCCCAAGCAAAAAACTCTGGGCCTTTAGTGACAAAGACCTGTCGAGCTAG
- a CDS encoding SLC13 family permease, whose product MALDQITILAILAVTIVLFIWGPWRHDMVALASLLACVFTGLIEPGEAFTGFGHPAVVTVACVLILSRGLQNTGAMDALAQKVVPRRGGITLAIAALCALGAAMSGFMNNVGAMALLMPVATDLADRHDVPPGKVLMPLSFGTILGGMTTLIGTPPNLIVSSFRASSGAGSYGMFDFTPVGVVVALVGVVFVSLIGWRLVPARNQAGAGTFDTGTYLTEALVGEKSPSIGKSLAELVKMIGDEDAQVIGLVYNNARVSTAMPGLRVRAGDILVIEAEPEALSSVLSSLGLTLAADPQNEDDAAVDTTALVPETEKPEGDRGDRPPLAEQNMASGAREIVEIDDVEIPPELAADAGAGNQGDTEGKEKGAKKEGDEKRGREKADLALRELVVLPDSYLIGRTAENLRLAGRYEINLLALSRQGRRSVKRLRSTALKGGDALLMMGTEENLSNFAKEQRCVPLAQRDITIPNKEKAYVALIGMALAVAGAAFGLLPAAISFATCVLAFMALKVVPIRSIYEAVDGSVIVLLGALISVAAVMDSTGAADVVAKSMLDNLAQGNPVFALVLILVVTMTLSDFMNNAATAAVMCAIALSAAAQLDVNPDSFLMAVAIGASCAFLTPVGHQNNTLILGPGGFKFGDYWPMGLPMEILVVAVSVPMLLWVWPL is encoded by the coding sequence ATGGCTCTCGACCAGATAACTATTCTCGCCATCCTGGCGGTCACCATCGTCCTGTTTATCTGGGGCCCCTGGCGCCACGATATGGTGGCCCTGGCTTCCCTGCTCGCCTGCGTGTTTACCGGGTTGATCGAACCGGGGGAGGCGTTTACCGGCTTTGGCCATCCGGCCGTGGTGACCGTGGCCTGCGTACTGATATTGAGTCGCGGGTTGCAGAATACCGGGGCCATGGATGCGCTGGCCCAGAAAGTCGTTCCCAGGCGGGGCGGCATCACCCTCGCCATCGCGGCCCTATGCGCCCTCGGCGCGGCCATGTCCGGGTTTATGAACAATGTGGGGGCCATGGCGCTGCTGATGCCGGTGGCCACCGATCTCGCCGACCGCCACGATGTGCCGCCGGGCAAAGTACTGATGCCCCTGTCCTTTGGCACCATTCTGGGGGGGATGACCACCTTGATCGGCACACCGCCGAATCTGATTGTCTCGAGTTTTCGCGCCAGCAGCGGCGCCGGCAGTTACGGCATGTTCGATTTCACGCCGGTCGGCGTGGTAGTGGCGCTGGTGGGTGTTGTCTTCGTATCGCTGATTGGCTGGCGCCTGGTGCCGGCGCGCAATCAGGCGGGAGCGGGCACCTTTGATACCGGGACCTATCTCACGGAGGCCCTGGTGGGGGAAAAGAGTCCTTCCATCGGCAAGTCGCTGGCGGAGCTGGTCAAAATGATTGGCGACGAGGATGCCCAGGTCATCGGTCTGGTTTACAACAATGCCCGGGTATCTACCGCCATGCCGGGGCTGCGGGTGCGGGCCGGGGATATTCTGGTGATCGAAGCGGAGCCGGAGGCGCTGTCGTCGGTCCTGTCGAGCCTCGGGTTGACGCTGGCGGCGGATCCACAGAATGAGGACGACGCCGCGGTGGACACGACGGCGCTGGTACCGGAAACGGAGAAGCCGGAGGGAGACCGGGGGGATCGTCCGCCACTGGCGGAGCAGAATATGGCGTCTGGTGCCCGGGAGATTGTCGAGATTGACGACGTAGAAATCCCGCCAGAGCTTGCCGCGGATGCCGGCGCCGGCAATCAGGGGGATACGGAAGGCAAGGAAAAGGGCGCCAAGAAAGAGGGCGATGAGAAGCGGGGTCGGGAAAAGGCCGATCTTGCCCTGCGCGAACTGGTGGTGCTGCCGGATTCCTACCTGATCGGTCGCACCGCGGAGAACCTGCGGCTGGCGGGGCGGTACGAAATCAACCTGCTGGCGCTGTCTCGACAAGGGCGTCGCTCGGTAAAGCGTCTGCGCTCGACGGCGCTCAAGGGGGGGGATGCGTTGCTGATGATGGGGACTGAGGAGAATCTGTCCAACTTTGCCAAGGAGCAACGCTGTGTGCCTCTGGCGCAGCGGGATATCACAATCCCCAATAAGGAAAAGGCCTATGTGGCGCTGATCGGGATGGCGTTGGCGGTGGCCGGAGCGGCGTTCGGGTTGCTGCCTGCAGCAATTTCGTTTGCCACCTGTGTGCTGGCTTTTATGGCGCTCAAGGTGGTGCCCATCCGCAGTATCTACGAGGCGGTGGATGGTTCGGTGATTGTGTTGCTGGGGGCATTGATTTCGGTGGCTGCGGTGATGGATTCCACGGGGGCGGCGGATGTGGTGGCGAAGTCGATGCTGGACAATCTGGCCCAGGGCAATCCGGTGTTTGCGCTGGTGCTGATTCTGGTGGTGACCATGACGCTGTCGGACTTTATGAACAATGCGGCGACGGCGGCGGTGATGTGTGCGATTGCGCTGAGTGCGGCGGCGCAGTTGGATGTGAATCCGGACAGCTTCCTGATGGCGGTGGCGATTGGCGCGTCCTGTGCGTTTCTGACCCCGGTGGGCCACCAGAACAATACGTTGATTCTGGGCCCGGGCGGTTTCAAATTCGGTGACTACTGGCCCATGGGCTTACCTATGGAAATTCTGGTGGTCGCTGTCTCGGTACCTATGTTGCTGTGGGTCTGGCCGCTCTGA
- a CDS encoding TonB-dependent receptor — protein sequence MVTASRTERPVDSQAESLSTVSLDTLESASAIHPSQALSTIPGVAIHRGNGQESLIAVRSPVLTGAGSCGAFAITQDGVPVRGTGFCNVNQLFDTNFEQAGRIEVLRGPGSVLYGSDAQHGVINVLSAAPVNGSESSMSVEGGANNYRRLELDHSSGNDEGGLRIGFSGARDGGYKDDSGFDQQKLQLRSDGNWQGWEYQALVNASNLNQETAGYVSGKDAYKDPDRKRENPNPEAFRDSQSARAQVRLEKTLGNGNLLQITPYVRHTDMTFLMHFLPGTPLEENGQSGLGVQSALHHGAADSVQWISGIDLEYTDGWLRQTQEGGFSSFPAGKHYDYTVSALVVAAFSQVEQPLGESLRGTLGARGEHLRYDYNNRMIGGDTTDSGELCINGFTGAIGCRYSRPDDRQDTFSNLSLNASLVQSFSDRTTGALRLAHGFRAPQATELYRLQNGQLVADLDSEAIDSLEISLKHSSDDFRYSLTGFYMEKSDVVFQSSDRLNLSDGESRHFGVEYEWLWRLADNWQLGAAGTLARHQYTNDVSEPGSGVIETDGNDIDTAPRALHSVNLSWQPAQSSQLGLHWQYTGGYYTDIENAHRYGGHQLLHLRARQTLGAHTSVGLRIENLMNVDYAERADYSSLGGGDRYFIGEPRSVYADLQLRF from the coding sequence GTGGTTACCGCAAGCCGCACTGAGCGGCCGGTCGATTCACAGGCAGAATCACTATCCACGGTCAGCCTGGACACACTGGAATCGGCCAGTGCCATCCACCCGAGCCAAGCCCTGAGCACAATACCCGGCGTGGCGATCCACCGCGGCAATGGCCAGGAAAGCCTGATTGCCGTGCGTTCCCCCGTACTGACCGGAGCCGGTAGTTGCGGTGCGTTCGCCATCACTCAGGATGGCGTACCGGTACGCGGTACCGGCTTCTGCAACGTCAATCAACTGTTCGACACCAACTTCGAGCAAGCCGGACGCATAGAGGTTTTGCGCGGGCCCGGTTCCGTACTGTATGGATCCGATGCCCAGCACGGCGTGATCAATGTGCTGAGTGCAGCACCGGTCAATGGAAGTGAGTCCAGCATGAGCGTTGAAGGCGGTGCCAACAATTACCGACGCCTAGAATTGGATCACAGCAGCGGGAACGACGAGGGGGGACTGCGCATTGGCTTTAGCGGCGCTCGGGATGGCGGCTATAAGGACGACTCCGGCTTCGACCAGCAAAAGCTGCAACTGCGCAGCGACGGCAATTGGCAGGGGTGGGAGTATCAGGCACTGGTGAATGCCAGCAACCTGAATCAGGAAACCGCAGGTTATGTCTCTGGGAAAGATGCCTACAAAGACCCGGACCGCAAGCGGGAGAACCCCAACCCGGAAGCCTTTCGCGACAGCCAGTCCGCCCGCGCTCAGGTGCGACTGGAAAAAACCCTGGGCAACGGCAACCTGCTGCAGATCACACCCTACGTGCGCCATACGGATATGACCTTCCTGATGCATTTTCTACCAGGCACGCCACTGGAGGAAAACGGGCAGAGTGGTCTGGGCGTGCAATCGGCATTGCATCACGGTGCCGCCGACTCTGTGCAATGGATCAGTGGCATCGACCTCGAGTATACCGACGGCTGGTTGCGCCAAACCCAGGAGGGGGGCTTTTCTTCCTTCCCGGCGGGCAAACACTACGACTACACCGTATCCGCGCTGGTGGTTGCCGCATTCAGCCAGGTTGAACAGCCGCTGGGGGAGTCTCTGCGGGGCACACTCGGCGCCCGGGGTGAACACCTGCGATACGATTACAACAACCGCATGATTGGTGGTGACACAACCGACAGCGGCGAACTGTGCATTAACGGGTTTACCGGCGCCATCGGTTGCCGCTACTCACGCCCGGACGACCGCCAGGACACTTTCAGCAACCTGTCATTGAATGCCAGTCTGGTCCAGTCCTTCAGCGACCGAACCACCGGCGCCCTGCGCCTCGCCCACGGTTTCCGTGCGCCCCAGGCGACCGAGCTGTACCGCCTGCAAAACGGCCAGCTGGTGGCAGACCTGGACTCCGAGGCCATCGACAGTCTGGAAATCAGCCTGAAGCACAGCAGCGATGACTTCCGCTACAGTCTGACCGGCTTTTATATGGAGAAGTCCGACGTCGTATTCCAGTCCTCCGACCGACTCAACCTGAGCGATGGAGAAAGTCGCCACTTCGGCGTGGAATACGAGTGGCTGTGGCGACTGGCTGACAACTGGCAATTGGGCGCCGCCGGTACCCTGGCACGGCACCAGTACACCAATGACGTCAGCGAGCCGGGGTCCGGAGTGATTGAAACCGATGGCAACGATATCGATACCGCCCCACGCGCGTTGCACAGTGTGAACCTGTCCTGGCAACCTGCGCAGTCCTCACAGCTAGGTTTGCACTGGCAGTACACCGGTGGCTATTACACCGATATCGAAAACGCGCACCGCTATGGGGGGCACCAGCTGCTGCACCTGCGCGCACGGCAGACTCTCGGTGCGCATACCTCTGTCGGGCTGCGCATCGAGAATCTGATGAATGTGGATTATGCCGAGCGCGCGGATTACAGCAGCCTCGGTGGAGGCGACCGCTACTTTATCGGTGAGCCGCGCAGTGTGTATGCGGATTTACAGCTGCGGTTCTAA
- a CDS encoding bifunctional 4-hydroxy-2-oxoglutarate aldolase/2-dehydro-3-deoxy-phosphogluconate aldolase — MNLDEALTREPLVAILRGLTPERALEVASVLLDTGFTTVEVPLNSPDAVQSIGLIRKEFTGRLVVGAGTVRTQEELNALADVGCQIALSPHCDQDLIAHSLKLGIEPVPGVATPTEMMQALNAGARWLKVFPAVSCGESFFRQVRAVFPSQVRLMAVGGVAPETMRGFMQAGADAVGIGSQLFTPDKSLADIRDQAAKIVGNMRYRATS, encoded by the coding sequence ATGAATTTAGATGAAGCACTAACCAGGGAACCACTGGTCGCCATATTAAGAGGACTGACACCGGAGCGCGCACTGGAAGTGGCGAGCGTTCTGCTGGACACTGGGTTTACCACTGTGGAAGTCCCGCTCAATTCACCAGACGCAGTCCAAAGTATCGGGCTGATCCGTAAAGAATTTACGGGCCGACTGGTGGTCGGGGCGGGTACGGTACGTACGCAGGAAGAGCTGAACGCGCTCGCCGATGTCGGATGCCAGATTGCGCTGAGCCCCCACTGCGATCAGGACCTGATAGCGCACTCACTGAAACTGGGAATTGAACCGGTGCCCGGTGTAGCCACACCAACCGAAATGATGCAGGCTCTGAACGCGGGCGCGCGCTGGCTGAAGGTATTCCCGGCGGTGAGCTGTGGTGAGAGCTTTTTTCGACAGGTGCGCGCGGTATTCCCATCTCAGGTCCGCCTGATGGCCGTCGGTGGCGTGGCCCCTGAGACCATGCGGGGATTTATGCAAGCGGGAGCAGACGCTGTTGGCATTGGCTCGCAGTTGTTCACTCCAGATAAATCACTGGCCGATATCCGCGATCAGGCAGCGAAGATCGTCGGCAATATGCGATATCGCGCAACATCATAA